In Bdellovibrionales bacterium, the following proteins share a genomic window:
- a CDS encoding YhdH/YhfP family quinone oxidoreductase — protein MIPASFSCYRISSLGGKIQGRLESCQIDELSPGEVIIKAHYSSINYKDALAATGKGKILRKFPLIGGIDVSGEVIASEDHQFGIGQLVLVTGCGLGEVSDGGYSEYVRVPGAWVVPLSVGLTPKEAMILGTAGFTAGLCLSRLEANGQKPDMGPILVTGASGGVGVTAIQILSQVGYEVIAVSGKQEATDLLKSLGAKEVISPSELKLGNRPLETARWAGAIDNVGGSLLSRLLGHINLWGNIASVGMAEDFQLNTTVFPMILRGVSLLGISSTNCPAKLRLELWKKLSADWKPKLLSLIHCQTIRLQDLEGGFEKILERRNIGRMIVSYRPE, from the coding sequence ATGATTCCTGCCTCCTTTTCTTGCTACCGAATTTCCAGCCTCGGAGGAAAAATCCAGGGTCGCCTGGAGTCTTGCCAAATTGATGAGCTTTCTCCAGGAGAAGTCATCATCAAAGCCCACTACTCAAGTATCAATTACAAAGATGCTCTTGCGGCCACCGGAAAAGGAAAAATTCTGAGAAAATTTCCACTCATTGGAGGAATTGACGTGTCCGGCGAGGTCATCGCGTCGGAGGATCACCAATTTGGAATTGGACAACTTGTGCTAGTCACTGGATGTGGACTTGGTGAGGTTTCAGATGGAGGCTACAGTGAATACGTCCGAGTGCCTGGAGCTTGGGTCGTCCCGCTCTCTGTTGGCTTGACTCCCAAGGAGGCAATGATTTTAGGGACTGCTGGTTTTACAGCAGGACTTTGCCTGTCTCGACTCGAAGCGAATGGGCAAAAACCCGATATGGGCCCCATCCTGGTAACCGGAGCCAGCGGCGGAGTTGGTGTGACTGCAATCCAGATTCTCTCCCAGGTAGGCTATGAGGTTATTGCCGTGTCAGGCAAACAAGAGGCGACCGATTTACTCAAATCGTTAGGCGCCAAAGAGGTTATTTCGCCTTCCGAACTCAAGTTGGGAAATCGCCCTCTCGAAACGGCCCGCTGGGCCGGAGCTATTGATAACGTCGGAGGATCACTGCTGAGCCGTTTGCTTGGCCACATCAATCTTTGGGGCAATATCGCAAGTGTCGGAATGGCGGAGGATTTTCAACTCAATACAACTGTGTTTCCCATGATCCTACGTGGCGTTAGCCTTCTCGGCATCAGCTCCACCAACTGCCCCGCCAAATTAAGACTCGAATTGTGGAAGAAACTCAGCGCCGATTGGAAGCCAAAGCTTCTCTCTTTGATCCACTGCCAAACAATCAGACTTCAAGATCTTGAAGGCGGATTCGAGAAAATTCTTGAGCGCCGAAACATCGGCCGAATGATCGTCAGCTACAGACCAGAATGA
- a CDS encoding helix-turn-helix transcriptional regulator → MSTLSMASVTFHERLRTLRKAKGLTMREMARRVGVPETTYREWEVGRAIQGEPYVRMAQALEVSLTELLTGTRPEQAQLLSEIEAMEEGFKQLKNKLNAML, encoded by the coding sequence ATGTCAACTTTATCCATGGCATCCGTTACATTTCATGAACGATTGAGAACACTGCGAAAAGCCAAGGGCCTCACCATGCGAGAAATGGCCCGCCGAGTGGGCGTCCCAGAAACAACCTATCGAGAATGGGAAGTGGGAAGGGCCATTCAGGGAGAGCCATATGTCAGAATGGCCCAAGCTCTAGAGGTAAGTCTGACCGAATTGCTCACAGGCACCCGACCCGAGCAGGCACAGCTTCTTTCAGAAATTGAAGCCATGGAAGAGGGATTCAAACAGCTCAAAAACAAACTCAATGCAATGTTATAG
- a CDS encoding deoxyhypusine synthase family protein, which yields MSGPISQFIDTHYRHFNAKTLRWAAEAYVDHTKNGGKILVTLAGAMSTAELGKSLAEMIRKDQVHAISCTGANLEEDVFNLVAHNHYKQIKDFRSLTKEDEHKLFLEGYNRVTDTCIPEDKAFKAIHSHIKRVIQEAEAKNQRFFPHEIFYQLFERKMLENSFHIDPKESWLYAAWERKLPIFVPGWEDSTMGNHFAASCLSGDFKSPNTVKNGIEYMMYISEWYRSTTAKSSLGFFQIGGGIAGDFPICVVPMLEKDLELENVRKWGYFCQISDSTTSYGSYSGAFPNEKITWGKLTKDTPSFIVESDATIVAPLMFAYILGW from the coding sequence ATGTCAGGCCCGATAAGCCAGTTTATTGACACCCACTATCGCCATTTTAACGCAAAAACTTTGCGGTGGGCGGCTGAAGCCTACGTCGACCACACAAAAAATGGAGGGAAAATCCTTGTTACTCTCGCGGGCGCAATGAGCACAGCAGAATTGGGAAAGTCCCTGGCCGAGATGATCCGCAAAGATCAGGTCCACGCCATTTCTTGCACAGGGGCTAATCTCGAAGAAGACGTCTTCAATTTAGTTGCCCATAACCACTACAAACAGATCAAAGATTTTCGAAGCTTGACCAAAGAGGATGAGCACAAGCTATTTCTCGAAGGTTATAATCGCGTGACCGACACCTGCATTCCAGAAGACAAGGCTTTCAAAGCCATTCATTCACACATCAAGAGAGTTATTCAGGAAGCTGAAGCCAAGAATCAGCGTTTTTTTCCTCATGAGATATTTTACCAATTGTTTGAAAGAAAAATGCTTGAGAACAGTTTCCATATTGATCCCAAAGAATCATGGTTGTATGCCGCATGGGAAAGAAAGCTTCCTATCTTTGTTCCGGGATGGGAGGACTCAACAATGGGGAACCACTTTGCGGCAAGTTGCCTGTCCGGAGATTTCAAAAGTCCCAATACGGTCAAGAATGGGATTGAGTATATGATGTATATCTCTGAGTGGTATCGATCAACGACGGCTAAATCTAGCCTTGGATTTTTTCAAATTGGCGGTGGTATCGCCGGCGACTTTCCAATCTGTGTTGTTCCTATGCTGGAAAAGGACTTAGAATTGGAAAATGTTCGAAAATGGGGATACTTCTGTCAGATCAGCGATTCGACGACAAGCTACGGCTCTTATTCAGGAGCCTTTCCAAACGAAAAAATCACTTGGGGTAAACTCACCAAAGATACTCCTAGCTTTATCGTTGAGAGCGATGCCACAATTGTCGCTCCCCTCATGTTCGCTTATATTCTTGGCTGGTAG